In the genome of Montipora foliosa isolate CH-2021 chromosome 3, ASM3666993v2, whole genome shotgun sequence, one region contains:
- the LOC137994746 gene encoding uncharacterized protein, with protein MVQGLSFVLCLLLLTRITGGNPDDKNVDDDGGEGNDNDHRKDDDDDDDDDDDDDDDDDDDDDDDDDDDDDDDDDDKNDDDDDDDDDDDDDDDDDDDDDDDDDDDEERSSNQGNETHNNMHQSPSRRSQDLILDLAMSSSVGLLHSCLNIFTSLLVCHFLSANALLTILE; from the exons ATGGTACAGGGCTTATCATTTGTTCTTTGTCTATTACTTCTAACGAGAATTACAGGAGGAAATCCAG ACGACAAGAATGTAGATGACGATGGCGGCGAGGGCAATGATAATGACCACAGGaaagacgatgatgatgatgatgatgatgacgatgacgatgacgatgacgatgacgatgacgatgacgacgatgacgatgacgatgacgatgacgatgatgatgataaaaatgatgatgatgatgacgacgacgatgatgatgatgatgatgatgatgatgatgatgacgacgacgacgacgacgacgatgatgaagaAAGGTCTTCAAATCAGGGGAACGAGACACATAACAACATGCACCAAAGCCCTTCCCGGAGATCCCAAGACTTAATTTTAGACCTTGCAATGTCATCTTCTGTGGGACTTCTGCATTCATGTCTAAATATTTTCACGTCCCTACTAGTTTGTCATTTTTTATCGGCCAATGCATTACTAACAATTCTTGAATAA